The proteins below come from a single Oryzomicrobium terrae genomic window:
- the argJ gene encoding bifunctional glutamate N-acetyltransferase/amino-acid acetyltransferase ArgJ, producing MPVNYATPAPEALFPVAGVGLGVTEAGIRKANRRDLTVITLAEGSTVAGVFTANRFCAAPVQVCRSHLAAARDGAAGIRALVVNTGIANAGTGAPGLATANATCAALAEKLGVTAGQVLPFSTGVILEPLPVDRLVAGLPAAIADLKADNWHAAAHGIMTTDTVAKAASRRVVVDGKTVTLTGISKGAGMIRPNMATMLGFLATDAGIAQSLLEAVTKEAADQSFNCITVDGDTSTNDSFVVAATGQAGVAFVSGNEPGWAEVRTALIDVARELAQAIVRDGEGATKFMAVAVEGGKTREECRQVAYAVAHSPLVKTAFFASDPNLGRILAAVGYAGIADLDVDGIRVWLAAGDDTVLVAEHGGRAAAYREEDGARVMQSAEITVRIDLGRGSAAGTVWTCDFSYDYVKINADYRS from the coding sequence ATGCCTGTCAATTACGCCACTCCCGCTCCTGAAGCCCTGTTCCCCGTCGCCGGCGTCGGTCTCGGCGTTACCGAGGCCGGCATCCGCAAGGCCAACCGCCGCGACCTGACGGTGATCACCCTGGCCGAAGGCTCTACCGTGGCCGGCGTGTTCACCGCCAATCGCTTCTGCGCCGCCCCGGTGCAGGTGTGCCGCAGCCACCTGGCGGCGGCCCGGGACGGCGCCGCAGGCATTCGTGCCCTGGTGGTCAACACCGGCATCGCCAACGCCGGCACCGGTGCCCCGGGATTGGCCACGGCCAACGCCACCTGCGCCGCCCTGGCTGAAAAGCTCGGCGTGACGGCGGGCCAGGTGCTGCCGTTCTCCACCGGCGTGATCCTGGAGCCCCTGCCCGTGGATCGCCTGGTGGCCGGCCTGCCGGCGGCCATTGCCGACCTCAAGGCCGACAACTGGCACGCCGCCGCCCACGGCATCATGACCACCGATACGGTGGCCAAGGCCGCTTCGCGCCGGGTGGTGGTGGACGGCAAGACCGTCACCCTGACCGGCATCTCCAAGGGCGCTGGTATGATCCGGCCGAACATGGCCACCATGCTCGGCTTCCTCGCCACCGACGCCGGCATCGCCCAGTCCTTGCTGGAAGCGGTGACCAAGGAGGCGGCGGACCAGTCGTTCAACTGCATCACCGTGGACGGCGACACCTCCACCAACGATTCCTTCGTCGTGGCCGCCACCGGCCAGGCCGGCGTGGCCTTCGTCTCGGGCAACGAGCCGGGCTGGGCCGAGGTGCGCACCGCCCTGATCGACGTGGCCCGGGAACTGGCCCAGGCCATCGTGCGCGACGGCGAGGGCGCCACCAAGTTCATGGCCGTCGCCGTGGAAGGGGGTAAAACCCGGGAAGAATGCCGCCAGGTGGCCTACGCCGTGGCCCATTCGCCCCTGGTCAAGACCGCCTTCTTCGCCTCCGACCCCAACCTGGGCCGCATCCTGGCGGCGGTGGGCTACGCCGGCATCGCCGACCTGGACGTGGACGGCATCCGCGTCTGGCTGGCCGCCGGCGACGACACCGTGTTGGTGGCCGAGCACGGTGGTCGTGCTGCCGCCTACCGGGAAGAGGACGGCGCCCGCGTCATGCAGTCCGCCGAGATCACCGTGCGCATCGACCTGGGCCGCGGCAGCGCCGCCGGCACCGTGTGGACCTGCGACTTCTCTTACGACTACGTGAAGATCAACGCCGACTACCGTAGCTAG
- the lpxC gene encoding UDP-3-O-acyl-N-acetylglucosamine deacetylase → MLRQRTLKATIRASGVGLHSGARVTMTLRPAAPDTGIVFRRVDLPEPVELPASALLVGDTRMCSCIERDGIKVGTVEHIMSAMAGLGIDNAYVDLDAAEVPILDGSSAPFVFLIQSAGIEEQPAAKKFIRVLKPIEVRDGDKWARFEPYDGYRLSFSIVFSHPAIDRTAQETTFDFADQSYVREVSRARTFGFMQEVEWLRENGLALGGGLDNAVVLDEFRVLNADGLRLPDEFVKHKVLDAIGDLYLLGHPLLASFTAHKSGHGVNNQLARALLAQQDAWEFVTFEKEEEAPPAVSRWLAQPAALAT, encoded by the coding sequence ATGCTTAGGCAGCGCACCCTAAAAGCGACGATTCGCGCCTCCGGCGTGGGCCTCCATTCCGGCGCCCGGGTCACCATGACCCTGCGCCCGGCAGCGCCCGACACCGGCATCGTGTTCCGCCGCGTGGATCTGCCCGAGCCGGTGGAGCTGCCGGCGTCCGCATTGCTGGTCGGCGACACCCGCATGTGCTCGTGCATCGAGCGCGACGGCATCAAGGTCGGCACCGTCGAACACATCATGTCGGCCATGGCCGGCCTGGGCATCGATAACGCCTACGTGGACCTGGACGCGGCCGAAGTGCCCATCCTGGACGGTTCCTCGGCACCTTTCGTCTTCCTCATCCAGTCGGCAGGCATCGAAGAGCAACCTGCGGCCAAGAAGTTCATCCGCGTGCTCAAGCCGATCGAAGTGCGCGACGGCGACAAATGGGCGCGCTTCGAGCCCTACGACGGCTATCGTCTGTCGTTCTCCATCGTCTTCTCCCACCCGGCCATCGACCGTACCGCCCAGGAAACCACCTTCGACTTCGCCGACCAGTCTTATGTGCGTGAAGTCTCCCGGGCCCGTACCTTCGGCTTCATGCAGGAAGTCGAGTGGCTGCGCGAGAACGGTCTGGCCCTGGGCGGCGGCCTGGATAATGCCGTGGTGCTCGACGAGTTCCGCGTACTCAATGCCGACGGGTTGCGGCTACCCGACGAGTTCGTCAAGCACAAGGTGCTCGACGCCATCGGCGACCTCTACCTGCTCGGCCACCCGCTGCTGGCCTCCTTCACCGCCCACAAGTCCGGGCACGGGGTGAACAACCAACTGGCCCGGGCCCTGTTGGCCCAGCAGGATGCCTGGGAGTTCGTCACCTTCGAGAAGGAAGAAGAGGCGCCACCTGCGGTTTCGCGCTGGCTGGCCCAGCCGGCAGCCCTGGCCACCTGA
- a CDS encoding M23 family metallopeptidase gives MHIIVVSNRFATAKTLTLTGRHLLLAGLALVGSIVVGSLVLAYLSLHFRLPVAENMLAAIREHEAQKSEAFLRDNVNAMALRLGQLQAQVVRLDSVSERLMGLAGVKAGEKVGQGGAALKPLDALPTGGQGGPLVLPQPALSLGQLNQELDHFARRVDVQNDQFSLLESELLARWAEKSRLPTVLPVDTQWNASTFGWRIDPFTGARALHEGVDFVASVGTNIVAAAGGVVVAAEFHPQYGNMVEIDHGNGLSTRYAHCSRLMVREGQVVKPGERIAEVGTTGRSTGPHLHFEVRMNGVAQNPNRFLERALPNLARR, from the coding sequence ATGCACATCATTGTAGTCTCAAACCGCTTTGCCACCGCCAAGACCCTGACCTTGACCGGCCGGCATCTGCTGCTGGCCGGACTGGCCCTGGTGGGCAGCATCGTGGTGGGCAGCCTGGTGCTGGCCTATTTGTCGTTGCATTTCCGTTTGCCCGTGGCTGAGAACATGCTCGCCGCGATCCGCGAGCATGAGGCGCAGAAGAGCGAGGCTTTCCTGCGCGACAACGTGAACGCCATGGCGTTGCGGCTAGGGCAGTTGCAGGCCCAGGTGGTGCGCCTGGATTCGGTGAGCGAGCGCCTGATGGGGCTGGCCGGGGTCAAGGCGGGTGAAAAGGTGGGGCAGGGCGGCGCTGCCCTCAAGCCTCTCGATGCCCTGCCGACCGGGGGCCAGGGCGGCCCTCTGGTACTGCCGCAACCGGCCCTGTCCCTGGGACAGCTGAACCAAGAACTCGATCACTTCGCTCGCCGCGTCGACGTCCAGAACGATCAGTTTTCCCTGTTGGAGTCCGAATTGCTCGCCCGCTGGGCTGAAAAGAGTCGCTTGCCGACGGTGCTGCCGGTCGATACCCAGTGGAACGCCTCCACCTTTGGCTGGCGCATAGATCCGTTTACCGGCGCTCGTGCCCTGCACGAAGGTGTCGATTTCGTTGCCAGCGTAGGAACGAACATCGTTGCCGCCGCCGGCGGGGTGGTGGTGGCGGCGGAGTTTCATCCCCAATACGGCAATATGGTCGAAATCGACCATGGCAACGGCCTGTCCACCCGCTATGCGCATTGCTCCCGCCTGATGGTGCGCGAGGGGCAGGTGGTCAAGCCGGGCGAGCGCATCGCCGAGGTCGGCACGACCGGCCGTTCTACCGGGCCGCACTTGCATTTCGAAGTGCGCATGAACGGCGTGGCGCAGAACCCCAACCGCTTCCTCGAGCGGGCGCTGCCCAATCTGGCCCGGCGCTGA
- the secA gene encoding preprotein translocase subunit SecA → MISGLLKKLFGSRNDRLIKQYSQTVRRINDLEPSIAALSDEALAAKTAEFKQRHAQGESLDALLPEAFAVVREAGKRVMGMRHYDVQLIGGMALHYGKIAEMRTGEGKTLMATLPSYLNAITGKGVHIITVNDYLASRDAEWMGRLHRFLGLTVGVNLSQMDHDAKQAAYGADITYGTNNEFGFDYLRDNMVYERGDRVQRGLHFAIVDEVDSILIDEARTPLIISGQADDHTELYLKLNQVAPQLVRMDTEDGEGDYWVDEKGHQVHLSDAGHEHAEQIMVDMGLLAEGRNLYDAGNITLMHHLNAALRAHTLFHRDQHYVVSPKGEIVIVDEFTGRLMAGRRWSDGLHQAVEAKEGVAIQAENQTLASVTFQNYFRMYEKLGGMTGTADTEAYEFHQIYALETVVIPPNKPVVRQDLNDQVFRTPEEKHAAIVADIREQHAKGRPILVGTTSIENSELLSALLDREKLPHQVLNAKQHAREAEIVAEAGRPGMITIATNMAGRGTDIVLGGAIDKKVDAIREDEALSAEEKAARIAALKAEWKPLHEQVVAAGGLHIIGSERHESRRIDNQLRGRAGRQGDPGSSRFYLCLDDSLLRIFAGERLKAIMERLKMPEGEAIEHPLVTRSLESAQRKVEARNFDIRKQLLEYDDVANDQRKVIYAQRNELLETEDITETITAMRHGVIEETFRTFVPEESVEEQWDIEGLERSLLTDLQLAAPVGEWLKNEPQLQEADLLKRLLETADQAYADKIALVSEDAFHQFERNVMLQRLDERWREHLAALDHLRQGIHLRGYAQKNPKQEYKREAFELFEQLLNGVRNEVTRLLMTVQIRSAEEVEETAPHADVENVQYHHADYDEALSGADAEAEAAPLPAGAGDKVGRNDPCPCGSGKKFKHCHGKLN, encoded by the coding sequence ATGATTTCCGGCCTTCTCAAAAAGCTTTTCGGCAGCCGTAACGACCGACTGATCAAGCAGTACTCCCAGACCGTTCGCCGCATCAACGATCTTGAGCCGAGTATCGCCGCCCTGAGCGACGAGGCCCTGGCCGCCAAGACGGCGGAATTCAAGCAGCGCCACGCCCAGGGCGAGTCCCTGGACGCCCTGCTGCCCGAGGCATTTGCCGTGGTCCGGGAAGCCGGCAAGCGGGTGATGGGGATGCGCCACTACGATGTCCAGCTGATTGGCGGCATGGCTCTGCACTACGGCAAGATCGCCGAAATGCGCACCGGTGAAGGCAAGACCCTGATGGCGACCCTGCCGTCCTACCTGAATGCCATCACCGGCAAGGGCGTGCACATCATTACGGTGAACGACTATCTGGCCAGTCGCGACGCCGAGTGGATGGGACGCCTGCACCGCTTCCTCGGCCTCACCGTGGGCGTCAACCTGTCCCAGATGGACCACGACGCCAAGCAGGCCGCGTACGGCGCCGACATCACCTACGGCACCAATAACGAATTCGGTTTCGACTACCTGCGCGACAACATGGTCTACGAGCGGGGCGATCGGGTGCAGCGCGGTCTGCATTTCGCCATCGTGGACGAAGTGGACTCGATCCTGATCGACGAAGCCCGTACCCCGTTGATCATTTCCGGCCAGGCCGACGACCACACCGAGCTCTACCTCAAGCTCAACCAGGTGGCGCCGCAACTGGTGCGCATGGACACCGAGGACGGCGAAGGCGATTACTGGGTGGACGAGAAGGGCCACCAGGTGCACCTGTCCGATGCCGGGCACGAGCACGCCGAACAGATCATGGTGGACATGGGCCTGCTGGCCGAAGGTCGTAACTTGTACGACGCCGGCAACATCACCCTGATGCACCACCTCAACGCCGCCCTGCGTGCCCACACCCTGTTCCACCGCGACCAGCACTATGTGGTCAGCCCCAAGGGCGAGATCGTCATCGTCGACGAATTCACCGGCCGCCTGATGGCCGGCCGGCGCTGGTCGGACGGCTTGCACCAGGCCGTGGAGGCCAAGGAAGGCGTGGCGATCCAGGCCGAGAACCAGACCCTGGCTTCGGTCACCTTCCAGAACTACTTCCGCATGTACGAAAAGCTCGGCGGCATGACCGGTACCGCCGATACGGAAGCCTACGAGTTCCACCAGATCTACGCCCTGGAAACCGTGGTGATCCCGCCGAACAAACCGGTGGTGCGCCAGGATCTCAATGACCAGGTGTTCCGCACCCCCGAAGAAAAGCATGCCGCGATCGTCGCCGACATCCGCGAGCAGCATGCCAAGGGCCGGCCGATCCTGGTGGGCACCACCTCGATCGAGAACTCCGAGCTGCTCTCCGCCCTGCTCGACCGGGAAAAACTGCCGCACCAGGTGCTCAACGCCAAGCAGCACGCCCGCGAGGCCGAGATCGTGGCCGAAGCAGGTCGCCCCGGCATGATCACCATCGCCACCAACATGGCCGGTCGCGGCACCGACATCGTGCTCGGCGGGGCCATCGACAAGAAAGTGGACGCCATCCGCGAGGATGAGGCCCTCTCCGCCGAGGAAAAGGCCGCCCGTATCGCCGCCCTCAAAGCCGAGTGGAAGCCCCTGCACGAGCAGGTGGTGGCCGCCGGCGGCCTGCACATCATCGGCTCCGAGCGCCATGAATCCCGCCGTATCGACAACCAGCTGCGCGGCCGTGCCGGCCGTCAGGGCGACCCGGGCTCGTCCCGCTTCTACCTGTGCCTGGACGACTCCCTGCTGCGCATCTTCGCCGGCGAGCGCCTCAAGGCGATCATGGAGCGGCTGAAGATGCCCGAGGGCGAGGCCATAGAGCATCCCCTGGTGACCCGCTCCCTGGAATCCGCCCAGCGCAAGGTCGAAGCTCGCAACTTCGACATCCGCAAGCAGCTGCTCGAATACGACGACGTCGCCAACGACCAGCGCAAGGTGATCTACGCCCAGCGCAACGAACTGCTCGAAACCGAGGACATCACCGAAACCATCACCGCCATGCGCCATGGTGTGATCGAGGAAACCTTCCGCACCTTCGTGCCGGAAGAGTCGGTGGAAGAGCAGTGGGACATCGAGGGCCTGGAGCGCAGCCTGCTGACGGACCTGCAATTGGCGGCCCCGGTGGGCGAGTGGCTGAAGAACGAACCCCAGCTGCAGGAAGCCGATCTGCTCAAGCGTCTGCTTGAAACCGCCGACCAGGCCTATGCCGACAAGATCGCCCTGGTGAGCGAGGATGCCTTCCACCAGTTCGAGCGCAACGTCATGCTGCAGCGTCTCGACGAGCGTTGGCGCGAGCACCTGGCCGCGCTGGATCACCTGCGCCAGGGGATTCACCTGCGCGGCTATGCGCAGAAGAACCCCAAGCAGGAGTACAAGCGCGAAGCCTTCGAGCTGTTCGAGCAACTGCTCAACGGCGTACGCAACGAGGTCACCCGCCTGCTCATGACCGTGCAGATCCGCTCTGCCGAAGAGGTGGAAGAGACCGCGCCCCACGCCGACGTGGAAAACGTCCAGTACCACCACGCCGACTACGACGAGGCCCTGTCCGGCGCCGATGCGGAGGCCGAGGCGGCCCCCCTGCCGGCCGGTGCCGGCGACAAGGTTGGGCGCAACGATCCCTGCCCCTGCGGTAGCGGCAAGAAGTTCAAGCACTGCCACGGCAAGCTCAACTGA
- the ftsZ gene encoding cell division protein FtsZ has product MFEIIDKEVGGTIIKVVGVGGAGGNAVDHMIREGVQGVEFITANTDAQALNRSVAPHKVQLGATGLGAGAKPEAGRSAAMEQREQIAEALKGANMVFITAGMGGGTGTGAAPIVAEVARELGILTVAVVTKPFGFEGKRMKLAEAGLAELQQHVDSLIVILNDKLMEVLGDDVSMDEAFKAADNVLRNAVGGIAEIITFPGLVNVDFEDVRTVMSEMGRAMMGSAVAAGVDRARIAAEQAVASPLLEGINLSGAKGVLVNITASRSLKMKEVNEVMNTIRAFAAEDAHIIFGAVFDENVGDALRVTVVATGLGQAVKQPQLVVAARTGTDDMPMAAGPDYASLEVPAVFRTNRSNAKVEAMVSSGVDRYDIPAFLRRQAD; this is encoded by the coding sequence ATGTTTGAAATCATCGACAAGGAAGTGGGCGGCACCATCATCAAGGTGGTGGGCGTGGGTGGCGCCGGCGGCAACGCCGTGGACCACATGATCCGGGAAGGGGTGCAGGGGGTGGAGTTCATCACCGCCAACACCGACGCCCAGGCGCTGAACCGCAGCGTGGCGCCGCACAAGGTGCAGCTCGGGGCCACCGGCCTCGGTGCCGGCGCCAAGCCGGAAGCCGGCCGCAGCGCCGCCATGGAACAGCGCGAGCAGATCGCCGAAGCCCTCAAGGGCGCCAACATGGTGTTCATCACCGCCGGCATGGGTGGCGGCACCGGCACCGGCGCCGCCCCGATCGTGGCCGAAGTGGCCCGCGAGCTGGGCATCCTCACCGTGGCCGTGGTGACCAAGCCCTTCGGCTTCGAAGGCAAGCGCATGAAGCTGGCCGAAGCCGGCCTGGCCGAGCTGCAGCAGCACGTCGATTCCCTGATCGTCATCCTCAACGACAAGTTGATGGAAGTGCTGGGCGACGACGTGTCCATGGACGAGGCCTTCAAGGCTGCCGACAACGTGCTGCGCAACGCCGTGGGCGGCATTGCCGAAATCATCACCTTCCCCGGCCTGGTGAACGTGGACTTTGAAGACGTGCGCACCGTGATGAGCGAGATGGGCCGCGCCATGATGGGTTCCGCCGTCGCCGCCGGCGTGGACCGTGCCCGCATCGCCGCCGAGCAGGCCGTGGCCAGCCCGCTGCTCGAAGGCATCAACCTGTCCGGCGCCAAGGGCGTTCTGGTCAACATCACCGCGTCCCGCTCCCTGAAGATGAAGGAAGTGAACGAGGTGATGAACACCATCCGCGCCTTCGCCGCCGAAGACGCTCACATCATCTTCGGTGCCGTTTTCGACGAGAACGTCGGCGACGCCCTGCGGGTGACCGTGGTCGCCACCGGCCTCGGCCAGGCGGTCAAGCAGCCCCAGCTGGTGGTGGCGGCTCGTACCGGTACCGACGACATGCCCATGGCGGCCGGTCCCGACTACGCCAGCCTGGAAGTGCCGGCTGTGTTCCGCACCAACCGCAGCAACGCCAAGGTCGAGGCCATGGTCTCCTCTGGCGTCGATCGCTACGACATCCCGGCCTTCCTGCGCCGGCAGGCGGATTAA
- the ftsA gene encoding cell division protein FtsA gives MSRDTKDLVVGLDIGTSKIVALVAEITPEGRLNVIGMGTQESKGLKKGVVVNIEETVGTISRVVQEVELMADCKVKDVYTGIAGSHIKSFNSHGMVAIKDKEVTPMDVDRVIETARAMPIPADQEILHILTQEFVIDGQDGIREPIGMSGMRLEVKVHIVTGAVSAAQNIVKCVRRCGLEVNDLVLQPLASSYAVLSEDEKDLGVCLVDIGGGTTDIAVWTQGAIRHTSVIPIAGDQVTNDIAMALRTPTREAEEIKRQYGTALSDLADPEDVFEVAGMDDRPSRKLSRRALADVIQPRIEELFDLIHAELRRSGFEDVLSSGIVITGGAALMPGMVELGEEIFHMPVRLGIPKYSGSLADVVQSPRFSTAFGLLLEAQTQHKRGMKVRETRSVKDVFSVMKGWFEKNF, from the coding sequence ATGAGCAGGGATACCAAGGATCTGGTGGTCGGCCTGGATATCGGCACCTCGAAGATCGTCGCGCTGGTGGCGGAGATCACGCCGGAAGGGCGTCTCAACGTCATCGGCATGGGCACCCAGGAGTCGAAGGGGCTCAAGAAGGGCGTGGTGGTCAACATCGAGGAAACCGTCGGCACCATCTCCCGGGTGGTTCAAGAGGTTGAGCTGATGGCCGACTGCAAGGTCAAGGACGTCTATACGGGCATCGCCGGCAGCCACATCAAGAGCTTTAATTCCCACGGCATGGTGGCGATCAAGGACAAGGAAGTCACCCCGATGGATGTGGACCGGGTGATCGAGACCGCCCGCGCCATGCCCATCCCGGCGGACCAGGAAATCCTGCACATCCTCACCCAGGAATTCGTCATCGACGGCCAGGACGGCATCCGCGAGCCCATCGGCATGAGCGGCATGCGCCTCGAAGTGAAGGTGCACATCGTCACCGGCGCCGTGTCCGCCGCCCAGAACATCGTCAAATGCGTGCGCCGCTGCGGCCTGGAAGTGAACGACCTGGTGCTGCAGCCCTTGGCCTCCAGCTACGCCGTGCTGTCCGAGGACGAGAAGGACCTGGGCGTGTGCCTGGTGGACATCGGCGGCGGTACCACCGACATCGCCGTGTGGACCCAGGGCGCCATCCGCCACACCTCGGTGATTCCCATTGCCGGCGACCAGGTGACCAACGACATCGCCATGGCCCTGCGCACCCCGACCCGGGAAGCGGAAGAGATCAAGCGCCAGTACGGCACGGCCCTATCCGACCTGGCCGATCCGGAAGACGTGTTCGAAGTGGCCGGCATGGACGATCGCCCCTCGCGCAAGCTGTCGCGCCGGGCCCTGGCCGACGTGATCCAGCCGCGCATCGAGGAACTGTTCGACCTGATCCACGCCGAGCTGCGTCGCTCCGGCTTCGAGGACGTGCTGTCCTCGGGGATCGTCATCACCGGCGGCGCCGCCCTGATGCCGGGCATGGTCGAGCTGGGGGAAGAAATTTTCCACATGCCGGTGCGCCTGGGCATTCCCAAGTACTCCGGCAGTCTGGCCGACGTGGTGCAGAGCCCGCGCTTCTCCACCGCCTTCGGTCTGCTGCTCGAAGCCCAGACCCAGCACAAGCGCGGCATGAAAGTGCGCGAGACCCGCTCGGTGAAGGACGTGTTCTCGGTGATGAAGGGCTGGTTCGAGAAGAATTTCTAA
- a CDS encoding DciA family protein, whose translation MPDFINAYFDAPNGLGRLMAHARLLNRLQSAYADAVPAYLGQASRVANYKQGIVVIHTESGGVAVKLKQLSPSLTDVFLGIGVECSGIQVRVQPGPEAPEERPRPQRALTSGARQGLGELASGMADTPLRRALESLLKHSA comes from the coding sequence ATGCCCGACTTCATCAACGCTTACTTCGACGCCCCCAACGGCCTAGGCCGTCTGATGGCGCACGCGCGGCTGCTCAACCGGCTGCAATCGGCCTATGCCGATGCCGTGCCGGCTTACCTGGGACAGGCGAGCCGAGTGGCGAACTACAAGCAGGGAATAGTGGTCATCCACACCGAGAGTGGCGGTGTGGCGGTCAAGCTGAAGCAGCTAAGCCCCTCATTGACCGATGTTTTTTTAGGAATTGGGGTCGAGTGTAGCGGCATCCAGGTACGGGTGCAACCCGGGCCCGAGGCCCCGGAAGAGCGCCCCCGGCCCCAGCGCGCACTCACGTCGGGAGCCCGGCAAGGCCTGGGCGAGTTGGCCTCGGGGATGGCCGACACCCCCTTGCGCCGCGCCCTGGAATCCCTGCTCAAGCACAGTGCCTGA
- a CDS encoding cytochrome-c peroxidase, producing MKKRTALPLLLAGLLVAGGSQAADPYAKFKELFKPLPAIAPIPADNPQTEAKVELGKMLYFDARLSGDGTIACATCHNPALGFTDRIPRAIGHGAARGPRNSPTTLNAAFLTSQFWDGRAPTLEAQALGPLQANIEHNITLDKAIAVLKGFPEYQKRFAEVFGGKDPVTPDNLAKAIAAFERTLITPNSPFDRYLAGDESAISTQQKKGMKSFVEKGCVGCHNGPNFTDGNFYAIKVPGSTDEGRYTVTKKESDKHAFRTQTLRNVALTYPYFNNGSVWKLDEAVKIMGKEMLKTDLSKDEVDDLVAFLHGLTGEMPKFTIPALP from the coding sequence ATGAAAAAGAGAACCGCTCTACCCCTCCTCTTGGCCGGCCTGCTCGTCGCCGGAGGCAGCCAGGCCGCCGACCCCTACGCCAAGTTCAAGGAACTGTTCAAGCCGCTGCCGGCCATTGCGCCGATTCCGGCGGACAACCCCCAGACCGAAGCCAAGGTGGAGTTGGGCAAGATGCTCTATTTCGACGCCCGCCTGTCCGGCGACGGCACCATCGCCTGCGCCACCTGCCACAACCCGGCCCTGGGCTTCACCGACCGCATCCCCCGGGCCATCGGCCACGGCGCCGCCCGCGGCCCGCGCAACTCCCCCACCACCCTGAACGCGGCCTTCCTCACTTCCCAGTTCTGGGACGGCCGCGCTCCCACCCTGGAAGCTCAGGCCCTGGGCCCCCTCCAGGCCAACATCGAGCACAACATCACCCTGGACAAGGCGATCGCCGTGCTGAAGGGCTTCCCCGAGTACCAGAAGCGCTTCGCCGAGGTGTTCGGCGGCAAGGATCCGGTCACGCCGGACAACCTGGCCAAGGCCATTGCCGCCTTCGAGCGCACCCTGATCACGCCGAACTCTCCCTTCGATCGCTACCTGGCCGGGGACGAATCGGCAATCAGCACCCAGCAGAAGAAAGGCATGAAGAGCTTCGTCGAGAAAGGCTGCGTCGGCTGCCACAACGGCCCCAACTTCACCGACGGCAACTTCTACGCCATCAAGGTGCCGGGCTCCACCGACGAAGGGCGCTACACGGTGACCAAGAAGGAGAGCGACAAGCACGCCTTCCGCACCCAGACCCTGCGCAACGTGGCCCTGACCTACCCGTACTTCAACAACGGCTCGGTGTGGAAGCTCGACGAGGCGGTGAAGATCATGGGCAAGGAAATGCTCAAGACCGACCTGAGCAAGGATGAAGTGGACGATCTGGTGGCCTTCTTGCACGGCCTGACCGGCGAGATGCCCAAGTTCACCATCCCCGCCCTGCCGTAA